From Argopecten irradians isolate NY chromosome 2, Ai_NY, whole genome shotgun sequence, the proteins below share one genomic window:
- the LOC138314610 gene encoding osteoclast-stimulating factor 1-like isoform X1, translating to MADEEFNVLRDLQSHLRTAQVPFEQLSTLAKQGDDKHWALDKHDFKLVERFLTENIKVEGSGPEVMQSQLYIACFWGIKDIVMALLAKGCDPNSQNKGSLWTPLHAASFQEHGPIVMVLLDNGAQPELPDSEGRTAKDFASASDKIWPHFAMLGLTRSKKSELVQKGVIKKVQDTGSNHRPAYKAPGQGIRMAADSRPESAYAYNSDPFIHAAVTGDVLADQDENTPQQDTSQPKFSLWR from the exons ATGGCCGACGAAGAATTCAATGTCCTTAGAGACTTACAATCGCACCTTCGTACGGCTCAAGTTCCTTTTGAGCAACTTTCAACTCTTGCCAAACAGGGAGATGACAAG CATTGGGCTTTGGATAAGCACGATTTCAAG CTTGTGGAGAGATTCTTAACAGAAAACATAAAAGTGGAGGGCAGTGGGCCAGAAGTCATGCAGAGTCAACTGTATATAG CATGTTTCTGGGGAATCAAAGACATAGTGATGGCTTTACTTGCTAAGGGATGTG ACCCGAACTCGCAGAACAAAGGTTCACTATGGACACCCCTGCATGCTGCCAGCTTCCAGGAACATGGACCT ATTGTGATGGTATTACTAGATAATGGTGCTCAGCCTGAACTGCCCGACTCTGAAGGGAG GACAGCTAAAGATTTTGCATCTGCCTCAGACAAGATTTGGCCTCATTTTGCTATGCTTGGACTGACCAGGAGTAAAAAGTCAGAACTAGTTCAGAAAGGAGTCATTAAGAAG GTTCAAGACACAGGTTCCAACCACAGACCAGCCTATAAAGCACCCGGCCAGGGAATCAGAATG GCTGCAGACAGTCGTCCAGAATCAGCCTATGCCTACAACAGCGACCCGTTCATACATGCCGCTGTGACCGGAGACGTTCTGGCCGATCAGGATGAGAACACCCCACAACAGGATACATCCCAGCCCAAATTCTCACTGTGGAGGTGA
- the LOC138314610 gene encoding 26S proteasome non-ATPase regulatory subunit 10-like isoform X2 has translation MADEEFNVLRDLQSHLRTAQVPFEQLSTLAKQGDDKLVERFLTENIKVEGSGPEVMQSQLYIACFWGIKDIVMALLAKGCDPNSQNKGSLWTPLHAASFQEHGPIVMVLLDNGAQPELPDSEGRTAKDFASASDKIWPHFAMLGLTRSKKSELVQKGVIKKVQDTGSNHRPAYKAPGQGIRMAADSRPESAYAYNSDPFIHAAVTGDVLADQDENTPQQDTSQPKFSLWR, from the exons ATGGCCGACGAAGAATTCAATGTCCTTAGAGACTTACAATCGCACCTTCGTACGGCTCAAGTTCCTTTTGAGCAACTTTCAACTCTTGCCAAACAGGGAGATGACAAG CTTGTGGAGAGATTCTTAACAGAAAACATAAAAGTGGAGGGCAGTGGGCCAGAAGTCATGCAGAGTCAACTGTATATAG CATGTTTCTGGGGAATCAAAGACATAGTGATGGCTTTACTTGCTAAGGGATGTG ACCCGAACTCGCAGAACAAAGGTTCACTATGGACACCCCTGCATGCTGCCAGCTTCCAGGAACATGGACCT ATTGTGATGGTATTACTAGATAATGGTGCTCAGCCTGAACTGCCCGACTCTGAAGGGAG GACAGCTAAAGATTTTGCATCTGCCTCAGACAAGATTTGGCCTCATTTTGCTATGCTTGGACTGACCAGGAGTAAAAAGTCAGAACTAGTTCAGAAAGGAGTCATTAAGAAG GTTCAAGACACAGGTTCCAACCACAGACCAGCCTATAAAGCACCCGGCCAGGGAATCAGAATG GCTGCAGACAGTCGTCCAGAATCAGCCTATGCCTACAACAGCGACCCGTTCATACATGCCGCTGTGACCGGAGACGTTCTGGCCGATCAGGATGAGAACACCCCACAACAGGATACATCCCAGCCCAAATTCTCACTGTGGAGGTGA
- the LOC138314612 gene encoding ankyrin repeat domain-containing protein 54-like produces MQSQLYIACFWGIKDIVMALLAKGCDPNSQNKGSLWTPLHAASFQEHGPIVMVLLDNGAQPELPDSEGRTAKDFASASDKIWPHFAMLGLTRSKKSELVQKGVIKKVQDTGSNHRPAYKAPGQGIRMATDSRPESAYAYNSDPFIHAAVTGDVLADQDENTPQQDTSQPKFSLWR; encoded by the exons CATGTTTCTGGGGAATCAAAGACATAGTGATGGCTTTACTTGCTAAGGGATGTG ACCCAAACTCCCAGAACAAAGGTTCACTATGGACACCCCTGCATGCTGCCAGCTTCCAGGAACATGGACCT ATTGTGATGGTATTACTAGATAATGGTGCTCAGCCTGAACTGCCTGACTCTGAAGGGAG GACAGCTAAAGATTTTGCATCTGCCTCAGACAAGATTTGGCCTCATTTTGCTATGCTTGGACTGACCAGGAGTAAAAAGTCAGAACTAGTTCAGAAAGGAGTCATTAAAAAG GTTCAAGACACAGGTTCCAACCACAGACCAGCCTATAAAGCACCCGGCCAGGGAATCAGAATG GCCACAGACAGTCGTCCAGAATCAGCCTATGCCTACAACAGCGACCCGTTCATACATGCCGCTGTGACCGGAGACGTTCTGGCCGATCAGGATGAGAACACCCCACAACAGGATACATCCCAGCCCAAATTCTCACTGTGGAGGTGA